The Ziziphus jujuba cultivar Dongzao chromosome 3, ASM3175591v1 region CAAATAGTCTCCAGTCAAATTTCTTTCACTAGAAAATTTGCTTATGCTATGTTTGGGAGTAAGCATTCTACCAAGTGAAATGTAAGACAAAAGGAACTTGTTctaaattttatacattttcttGTTAGTTTGCAAGTAATTAGATtaaggatatatatatgtatatataactatatataccTTCGCAATCTTTTCTTCACTTTTTAAAACGAGATCGAGAGCACTGAGGTTTTCGTTGTTGAAGGCCATCTTATCGACTCTATTATTATCTATGAGACAGTAAATAATGCTATGAGAAGAAGCAATTCGGTGAAGAGGTGTATTTCCTTCCTTATCTTTGTGGTTTAAAAGGTTGCGAAGCCAAGGAAACTCTAGCATGACACTCACAACTCTGTCACTATTGCTTTCAACTGCAAAATGGAAAACATTCCATCCTCTGTTGTCAACCAATTCACTACAATCTGGACAAAGATTAATAATTTCCTTTATTGTGTCTATATGGCCCCGGCCGGCTGCAATGTGAAGAGCCGTCCTCTTGCTTTGTTTGTCGGCTACATATGCCACAGAGGTATTGAATTGTAGCAACATTTTCACTATTCCATGATAGCCAAAGTAGGCAGCATAATGCAATGCAGTCCAGCCTTGGTTGTCTGCTTCTTTTGTGACGAGAGCTCCCTTTTTGTCTAGTATTTTCTGTGTCATTTCTACAAGAATTCACATATATGCCTAATTATTAGGATATTAAGCAACAAACTCTCACCCCAAGagaaagttataaaaaattagaaattgtaCATAAGAGGCTCCAAATTAACTAAATTCTTCCATcatttcatcatataccaattaGATAATCATCATTATGTAATTCTCACACAATGTTGAAGAATTTAGTACTGGTTTATTATTAGTTACTAACCTTCATTGTTATGAAGTACTGCAGCATGAAGAGCTGTTCTTCCATTAGGACCGCCATGAGCAGGTGATGTGCACAATTCAAGTATATGAGAAACCAAGAAAGCATTACCTCTTTCAGCAGCCAAGTAAAGTGGAGTCTCACCCGCAGCATTAGAAGAGTATGGAAAATCACCATCTTCACAAAGTAAAAATTTCACCACATAAACATGATCATATCGAACAGCCTCGTGAAGGGCTGTTTCCTTTCCATCATTTGTCATCTCCAGCAAAATCCGGGTCCTTTCTACTTCACTCTCAATCTCCACATAGAAAGACTTTGCATATTGGataagaaatcttgccatgttGAAATGGCCGAGCCTTGCTGCAATGTGTAATGGGGCATCACCGTTGTTATTGACCTGCCTCAACAACGGTGAGTTTAATTTAAGGATATTTTCAACGAAGCTAAGT contains the following coding sequences:
- the LOC112492248 gene encoding protein ACCELERATED CELL DEATH 6; this encodes MSSSTIENAIAEEASLGDPTEIITGLAPALYNAAVKGEIEPFKDKAEQLHLLLTPTKNTVLHIHIMSFTRESNGSLSFVENILKLNSPLLRQVNNNGDAPLHIAARLGHFNMARFLIQYAKSFYVEIESEVERTRILLEMTNDGKETALHEAVRYDHVYVVKFLLCEDGDFPYSSNAAGETPLYLAAERGNAFLVSHILELCTSPAHGGPNGRTALHAAVLHNNEEMTQKILDKKGALVTKEADNQGWTALHYAAYFGYHGIVKMLLQFNTSVAYVADKQSKRTALHIAAGRGHIDTIKEIINLCPDCSELVDNRGWNVFHFAVESNSDRVVSVMLEFPWLRNLLNHKDKEGNTPLHRIASSHSIIYCLIDNNRVDKMAFNNENLSALDLVLKSEEKIAKREVVKHLEKYGAKRGFRSIIFKEDCEEAREKEYKSLITEIEKSQESHVIVAALVATVTFAAGFTMPGGYNGTEGPENGNAILARKTAFQAFMITNTVAMVLSISAVFIHLSLALHKDKTMFLVYFGLAYLLILFAMGSMVIAFITGTYAVLEHSPGLAITSCIIACFFFLLYYRELKYRIGSTIKEYVQENADKVVPAWILTR